The following proteins are co-located in the Cutaneotrichosporon cavernicola HIS019 DNA, chromosome: 3 genome:
- the SPO14 gene encoding uncharacterized protein (Phospholipase D Active site motif), translating to MFEEPGSAAPAQHKSMVVEDTIQHLGEHFTDVVDLNKDFKFSASKEVSNVDDEASTAIPDSGLKKNLSSNGGYANGKSVRRESPSDVNSLRSKDAVTAENGDSVPNVVMATQDKRLKSVPHVDASTHPEAVGDGVREGVHIPHERELPIGPRGDAVESETTVRQQEGARGRGAGQHEERLSTNLVEGQSGVPEYRRSQVFADGEPKALMHTDIAPRELDEIGRKTTGIPGVHRQQPPGPQNDIELAPRVMHLQFHNVENDLGQKSRQGLTISPDGEHEFVETPPSFVTTPDGQWRTPINQLEFDQEFAAQGIGRLPPDTADRSDRRGNDQGWEDVDEQQSRDGGQWRTAAGAKVGESSTAHPLKKPRMRKRFTGSTSASPIADIPAEASSSTQAERRHGGRKLMHQFRRVKHHTKPAKVDVGAPSMTNEMLAGQLPVMILKTWMDRDDEGHRAVPVLLGNLRFRIGNSVIARTSGRNNNKELYKIECEYGEGAIKWVVYHDVWDFLSLHTHYKTANLGHRVTGSNVRHVDIPDFPRNALPYWARDTQTALKKLAEEPHNAEKSVAHHDPEKQPQPPGRQDSTPIIPEMLQQYLIDLIRAVMFRPESTRLCIFFELSALTVALGPRGGFQGKAGFLKLPATQVSRKSNQPGLLPGKWKISRSPKWFIVRESYCIATNGPAETDIYDVFLIDTDFAIERPKRAYRKGLHMLSHKAKSETPDEDPEAHVDDERGANKDASQHTFYISNAQRRLRLQAKNARAMHQFIVSMERVAMQCIWAGRNRFDSFAPIRVNVAAQWMVDGRDYFWNLSRAINMAKTRIYIHDWWISPEFYLRRPGDERYRLDNLLKRKAEEGVRIFIIIYNEVLTKATPVASQYVKQTLTGLHPNIMMQRSPSHLPNGTFYWSHHEKLCVIDETIAFMGGLDLCFGRWDTSQHILTDEDVSAESGPNGPVWRGKDYANERVAEFSDLEKPFEDSIDRHKTPRMPWHDVGLSLVGQPARDLCRHFIQRWNYLLRIKNHTRKMPFLLPPADFTERELQDLGLQGTCEVQICRSVGPWSMGTMTKIEHSVQNAYVKSIQLSEHFVYIENQFFITSTIVDSTPIENRIGDALVKRIIRAHREGEKWRACVVIPLLPGYTHPVDASEASSVRLILECQNRTICRGTQSIFSRLRKEGINPDDYISFFSLRGWGKFDSGALTTEQVYIHGKTMIVDDRLVLCGSANINERSQRGDRDSELISVVRDTDMIDGTMGGKPFKVGRYAHTLRMRLMREHVGVDVDAIEDDELMIRKPVAEAEDVALWDPDNEQDEAKGRGISRIKKSTAGSRLKATVSTAVRGITKGVGENIRNDMQKKAEKMKQPLATTKDDSLKNTNNGPGGGPTGDTSERQDVGLDGKVIEGFASSVVPTLEERAIAARKPTGLTGDTRPLLDMADDGEGPDEARVRASDERAVNEQPRIEMYGEPAGAVEGDDRVPRDGPVMPEEYDAVKARGVLRKQLNAKPDSGRWSMPTPTPKIDPNRFHDPLDDTFWNDMWVDVAVHNTQIFRKVFRCIPDDVVTTWAQYKAFANHMDKFGRTEVAPPDASGHGTKVTHDQGGEGGGTVGPAGHGAPESGVARDGSMQGRWGATSPPSNLAEAGNAVLSATENVMDRKPSGDSAPWEAWEMEEMETLLNEIRGHLVVYPTRFLEAEDMANNFLFNQERILPLLIYN from the exons ATGTTTGAGGAGCCGGGGTCCGCCGCCCCAGCGCAACATAAATCCATGGTCGTGGAAGATACGATCCAGCACCTCGGCGAACATTTCACCGACGTGGTTGACTTGAACAAGGACTTCAAGTTCTCCGCTTCAAAGGAGGTGTCTaatgtcgacgacgaggccagTACCGCCATCCCAGACTCTGGGCTTAAGAAGAACCTCTCCTCCAACGGGGGGTACGCAAACGGCAAGAGCGTGCGGCGCGAATCGCCGTCCGACGTGAACTCGTTGCGGAGCAAGGACGCCGTCACTGCCGAAAACGGGGACAGCGTCCCCAATGTCGTCATGGCCACCCAGGACAAGCGGCTCAAGTCTGTACCTCACGTCGACGCCTCCACTCATCCCGAGGCCGTTGGAGATGGCGTCCGAGAAGGGGTACACATACCCCACGAGCGCGAACTGCCTATAGGCCCACGGGGCGACGCTGTCGAATCTGAGACCACGGTGCGCCAGCAGGAAGGCGCGAGGGGACGGGGCGCTGGCCAGCACGAGGAGCGGCTCAGCaccaacctcgtcgagggaCAGTCGGGCGTGCCTGAGTACCGGCGCAGCCAGGTGTTTGCCGACGGTGAGCCCAAAGCGCTCATGCATACCGACATCGCtccgcgcgagctcgacgagatcggACGCAAGACGACCGGCATTCCCGGCGTGCACCGTCAGCAACCACCTGGCCCACAAAACGACATTGAGCTAGCGCCCCGTGTCATGCATCTCCAG TTCCACAATGTCGAGAACGACCTGGGACAAAAGTCACGGCAGGGGCTGACCATCTCGCCTGACGGGGAGCACGAGTTTGTCGAGACACCACCCAGCTTCGTGACGACACCTGATGGGCAATGGCGTACTCCTATCAACCAGCTCGAGTTTGACCAAGAGTTTGCCGCTCAGGGCATTGGCCGTCTTCCCCCTGACACCGCGGATCGCTCGGACAGGAGGGGGAACGACCaggggtgggaggacgTTGATGAGCAGCAGTCTCGCGACGGCGGGCAGTGGCGCACGGCCGCTGGCGCAAAGGTCGGTGAATCAAGCACTGCCCACCCCCTGAAGAAGCCAAGAATGAGAAAGCGGTTCACGGGATCGACCAGCGCATCCCCGATTGCTGACATTCCCGCGGAAGCATCGTCGTCAACACAAGCGGAacgacgacatggcggGCGCAAGCTCATGCACCAATTCCGCCGCGTTAAGCACCACACAAAGCCTGCCAAGGTCGATGTTGGGGCACCGTCAATGACCAACGAGATGCTCGCAGGGCAGCTGCCCGTGATGATCCTCAAGACGTGGATGGATCGTGACGATGAGGGCCACCGCGCCGTCCCAgtcctccttggcaacCTCCGCTTTCGTATCGGCAACTCGGTCATCGCCCGCACCAGCGGGCGAAATAACAACAAGGAGCTGTACAAGATTGAGTGCGAGTACGGCGAAGGCGCCATCAAGTGGGTCGTCTACCACGACGTGTGGGACTTTCTTTCCCTCCACACACACTACAAGACCGCCAACCTTGGGCACCGTGTCACTGGTAGCAACGTGCGACATGTCGACATCCCCGACTTTCCGCGCAATG CGCTGCCTTACTGGGCACGTGATACGCAGACGGCGCTGAagaagctcgccgaggagccgCACAATGCGGAGAAGTCGGTAGCGCACCACGACCCCGAAAagcagccgcagcctccAGGCCGCCAAGACTCGACGCCCATCATCCCCGAAATGCTGCAGCAGTacctcatcgacctcaTCCGCGCCGTCATGTTCCGGCCCGAGTCGACGCGCCTGTGTATATTCTTCGAGCTGTCAGCGCTGACCGTCGCGCTTGGGCCCCGCGGCGGCTTCCAAGGCAAAGCCGGCTTCCTCAAGTTGCCCGCAACCCAGGTCAGCCGCAAGAGCAACCAGCCCGGCTTGCTGCCCGGCAAGTGGAAAATCTCCCGCTCGCCCAAGTGGTTCATTGTGCGCGAGTCGTACTGCATCGCGACCAACGGCCCAGCCGAGACAGACATTTACGATGTCTTCCTAATCGACACGGACTTTGCCATTGAGCGGCCAAAGCGTGCCTACCGCAAAGGCCTGCACATGCTGTCCCACAAGGC CAAGAGTGAAACTCCCGATGAGGACCCAGAAGCCCAtgtggacgacgagagaGGCGCCAACAAGGACGCATCACAACACACGTTCTACATTTCCAACGCCCAGCgccggctgcggctgcagGCGAAGAATGCT CGAGCGATGCACCAGTTCATCGTGTCGATGGAGCGTGTGGCTATGCAATGCATATGGGCTGGCCGCAACCGTTTTGACTCGTTTGCCCCGATCCGGGtcaacgtcgccgcgcaGTGGATGGTCGACGGCCGCGACTACTTCTGGAACCTCAGCCGCGCGATCAACATGGCCAAGACGCGAATCTACATCCACGACTGGTGGATTTCGCCAGAGTTCTACCTCCGCCGGCCCGGCGACGAGCGGTAccgcctcgacaacctgctcaagcgcaaggccgaggagggtgtgcgcatcttcatcatcatctACAACGAAGTATTGACTAAGGCGACGCCAGTGGCGAGCCAGTATGTCAAGCAGACACTCACCGGCTTGCATCCAAACATTATGATGcagcgctcgccgtcgcacCTGCCCAACGGCACTTTCTACTGGTCGCACCACGAGAAGCTATGCGTAATCGACGAAACGATTGCGTTTAtgggcggcctcgacctgtGTTTCGGTCGCTGGGACACGAGCCAACACATCCtcacggacgaggacgttAGTGCCGAATCAGGCCCCAATGGCCCCGTCTGGCGCGGCAAGGATTATGCcaacgagcgcgtcgccgagttcAGCGACCTAGAGAAACCGTTTGAGGACTCGATCGACCGGCACAAGACGCCGCGCATGCCGTGGCACGACGTGGGGCTGTCGCTTGTAGGACAGCCTGCGCGCGACCTCTGCCGCCACTTCATCCAGCGCTGGAACTACCTCTTGCGTATCAAGAACCACACGCGCAAGATgccgttcctcctcccacctGCCGACTTTaccgagcgcgagctccaGGATCTCGGCCTGCAGGGCACGTGCGAGGTGCAGATCTGCCGCTCCGTCGGGCCTTGGTCGATGGGCACCATGACCAAGATTGAGCATTCGGTGCAGAACGCCTATGTCAAGT cgaTTCAGCTGTCCGAGCACTTTGTCTACATCGAGAACCAGTTCTTCATCACGTCGACGATTGTGGACAGCACGCCGATCGAGAACCGTATCGgtgacgcgctcgtcaagcGCATCATCCGTGCGCACCGCGAGGGTGAGAAGTGGCGGGCCTGTGTCGTTATACCCCTCCTGCCCGGTTACACGCACCCAGTCGACGCGAGCGAGGCAAGCTCTGTCCGCCTCATCTTAGAATGCCAGAACCGCACGATCTGTCGTGGCACGCAGTCGATCTTCTCGCGCCTGAGAAAGGAGGGCATTAATCCCGACGACTACATCAGCTTCTTCTCCCTGCGCGGCTGGGGTAAGTTTGATTCCGGCGCTCTTACGACCGAGCAGGTGTACATCCACGGCAAGACGATGATTGTCGACGACCGCCTTGTGCTGTGCGGCTCGGCCAACATCAACGAGCGGTcgcagcgcggcgaccgCGACTCGGAGCTGATTTCGGTCGTGCGCGACACGGACATGATCGACGGCACGATGGGAGGCAAGCCGTTCAAGGTCGGGAGGTATGCGCACACGCTACGCATGCGGCTCATGCGTGAACACGTcggtgtcgacgtcgacgcgattgaggacgacgagctcatgaTCCGCAAGCCGGTTGCTGAGGCCGAAGACGTCGCATTATGGGACCCAGATAATGAGCAGGACGAGGCAAAGGGCCGGGGCATCTCGCGGATCAAGAAGAGCACAGCGGGGAGTAGACTCAAGGCAACTGTCTCGACGGCCGTCCGGGGTATCACCAAGGGCGTGGGCGAGAATATTCGCAACGATAtgcagaagaaggcggaGAAGATGAAGCAACCTCTCGCTACTACCAAGGATGACTCCCTGAAGAACACCAACAACGGGCCCGGTGGCGGCCCCACCGGCGACACGAGTGAACGCCAGGACGTGGGCCTTGATGGCAAGGTCATCGAAGGCTTCGCATCTTCGGTCGTGCCGACGCTTGAAGAGCGTGCGATCGCAGCTCGCAAGCCGACTGGGTTGACTGGGGACACCAGGCCGCTACTGGACATGGCggacgatggcgagggtCCCGACGAGGCCCGAGTGCGTGCCTCTGACGAGAGGGCGGTGAATGAGCAGCCGCGCATCGAGATGTACGGCGAGCCCGCAGGCGCTGTTGAAGGAGACGACCGTGTGCCCCGCGACGGGCCGGTCATGCCGGAGGAATAtgacgccgtcaaggcgcgCGGTGTGCTACGCAAGCAACTGAACGCCAAGCCGGACAGTGGCCGATGGAGCatgccaacgccgacgcccaAGATTGACCCGAACCGCTTCCACGACCCGCTGGACGACACGTTCTGGAACGACATGTGGGTAGACGTGGCGGTGCATAACACTCAGATCTTCCGCAAGGTGTTCCGCTGCATTCCCGACGATGTGGTGACGACGTGGGCGCAGTACAAGGCGTTTGCGAATCACATGGACAAGTTTGGACGTACCGAGGTCGCGCCACCAGACGCCAGTGGGCACGGCACAAAGGTCACGCACGACCAGGGCGGCGAAGGGGGTGGCACGGTGGGTCCGGCCGGGCACGGTGCGCCGGAGAGTGgtgtcgcgcgcgacgggaGCATGCAGGGACGGTGGggcgcgacgtcgccgccgagcaacctcgccgaggcgggcaACGCAGTGCTCTCAGCCACGGAGAATGTTATGGACCGCAAACCGAGCGGGGACAGCGCACCGTGGGAGGcgtgggagatggaggagatggagacgcTGTTGAACGAGATTCGGGGTCATTTGGTCGTGTATCCCACTCGATTCCtagaggccgaggacatggcCAACAACTTCCTCTTCAACCAGGAGCGGATCCTGCCGCTTCTTATTTACAACTAG